The Tautonia rosea genome contains a region encoding:
- a CDS encoding CDP-alcohol phosphatidyltransferase family protein — MTSRESLMGENLTTDEPNADQRRPGAGDPIRTVMAWGVHLYTALGLVIAASIAVLLVRGDADAFRWSFALMLLATLVDATDGTMARGVGVKRVLPNFDGRKLDDLTDFLTYTFLPLLLIWRAEILPAGLEAWLLLPLLASAYGFCQVEAKTDDGYFLGFPSHWNVVAFYLYVLPIPEWAALATLILFGFLTFIPSRYLYPSQPGRLNMLSNFLAVPWTFLLIWILWRMPSDSPPVWTTEIRTLTLISLFYPAFYMGVSWFITLRRWLSDTPLRRLGTSESSS, encoded by the coding sequence ATGACATCCCGAGAATCCTTGATGGGAGAGAACTTGACCACCGACGAGCCAAACGCCGACCAGCGCCGTCCGGGTGCCGGAGACCCGATCCGCACCGTCATGGCCTGGGGCGTGCATCTCTACACGGCCCTCGGTCTGGTAATCGCCGCCTCCATCGCCGTGCTTCTGGTGCGAGGCGATGCCGACGCGTTCCGCTGGTCGTTCGCCTTGATGCTTCTCGCCACCCTCGTCGACGCCACCGACGGCACGATGGCCCGAGGTGTCGGTGTGAAACGCGTCTTGCCGAACTTCGACGGCCGAAAGCTCGACGATCTGACCGACTTCCTGACCTACACGTTTCTGCCTCTGCTGCTCATCTGGCGAGCCGAGATTCTGCCCGCCGGCCTGGAAGCCTGGCTCTTGCTTCCGCTGCTGGCCAGCGCCTATGGCTTTTGCCAGGTCGAGGCCAAGACCGACGACGGCTATTTCCTCGGCTTCCCTTCTCACTGGAATGTCGTCGCCTTTTACCTTTACGTCCTTCCCATCCCCGAGTGGGCGGCTCTGGCAACCCTCATTCTGTTCGGATTCTTGACGTTCATCCCGAGCCGCTACCTTTACCCCTCACAGCCGGGACGGCTCAACATGCTGAGCAACTTTCTGGCCGTTCCCTGGACCTTCCTCTTGATCTGGATCCTCTGGCGAATGCCGTCCGACTCGCCCCCCGTCTGGACGACCGAGATCCGGACCCTGACCCTGATCTCACTGTTTTACCCCGCCTTTTACATGGGCGTTTCCTGGTTCATCACCCTACGACGCTGGCTCTCCGACACCCCCCTGCGCCGACTTGGAACCTCGGAATCCTCATCCTGA
- a CDS encoding amino acid permease has protein sequence MSQEAHTEDTHELAGFGYRQKLDRTLGSFSSFAVGFSYLSILTGLPQLFYMGYAAGGPAFFWTWPTVFLGQFLVALCFAELAARYPLSGGVYQWSKHIGSAGVGWMAGWVYLACSGITLAAVALALQITLPQLWSGFQIIGSAANAEDAAKNAVLLGCILIVFSTIVNSVGVRLLSRINNAGVFAEIVGAILLVALMAFAARRGPAIVLNVEGLGEGRSLGILGAFLAAALPATYVMYGFDTAGSLAEETDNPRRRAPRAILLALGSVGLVGALLIVTALCAVENPADPQLGMVSGGMPYVIKQVLGERLGRPLLCLLVVAITVCTLTVHAAAVRLMFAMARDNNLPFSETLAHISETSRTPTWPAVFLGACAILMLVVNVNYPQVIEVMASVAIVWANLAYLLVTAPLLSRRLRKAYRGAHPHHFSDAFSMGRWGLLVNFLAVVWGIFVIVNLSWPRSEIYGTETARRYSAPLATAAMLLAGGSYYWLVRRHKTGVLETHRAPVTLAPATMVLDPEGGERG, from the coding sequence GTGTCTCAGGAGGCACACACCGAAGACACCCACGAACTGGCCGGCTTCGGGTACCGGCAGAAGCTTGACCGGACCCTGGGGAGCTTCTCCTCGTTTGCCGTCGGCTTCTCGTATCTGTCAATCCTGACCGGCCTGCCTCAGCTCTTTTACATGGGCTACGCCGCAGGTGGACCGGCCTTCTTCTGGACCTGGCCGACGGTCTTTCTCGGGCAGTTCCTGGTGGCGCTCTGCTTTGCCGAACTGGCGGCCCGGTATCCCCTGTCCGGGGGGGTTTACCAGTGGTCCAAGCACATTGGATCGGCGGGTGTGGGCTGGATGGCCGGCTGGGTGTATCTGGCATGCTCGGGCATTACGTTGGCCGCGGTCGCCCTGGCGCTCCAGATCACGCTGCCGCAGCTTTGGTCCGGATTTCAGATCATTGGTTCGGCCGCCAATGCGGAAGACGCCGCGAAGAACGCCGTACTCCTCGGTTGCATCCTGATTGTCTTCAGCACGATTGTGAATTCGGTCGGCGTTCGATTGCTCTCCCGAATCAACAATGCGGGGGTCTTTGCCGAGATCGTTGGAGCGATCTTGCTTGTGGCCTTGATGGCCTTCGCGGCGCGGCGGGGGCCGGCCATCGTCCTCAACGTCGAGGGCCTGGGAGAAGGGCGATCGCTGGGCATTCTTGGCGCGTTTCTGGCCGCGGCCTTGCCGGCAACTTATGTGATGTACGGCTTCGACACCGCTGGATCGCTCGCCGAGGAAACCGACAACCCGAGACGCCGTGCTCCGCGAGCAATCTTGCTCGCGCTGGGCTCAGTCGGTCTGGTCGGAGCCTTGCTGATTGTCACCGCCCTCTGCGCCGTCGAGAATCCGGCCGACCCACAGCTCGGAATGGTCAGTGGCGGCATGCCGTATGTGATCAAGCAAGTGCTGGGAGAACGGCTGGGCCGCCCCTTGCTTTGCCTGCTGGTCGTGGCCATTACCGTCTGCACCCTGACCGTGCACGCCGCAGCTGTTCGGTTGATGTTCGCGATGGCGAGGGATAACAACCTGCCGTTCTCCGAGACCCTCGCCCATATCTCCGAGACGTCTCGGACACCCACTTGGCCGGCCGTGTTCCTCGGAGCGTGCGCCATCCTGATGCTGGTGGTTAACGTCAACTACCCGCAGGTGATCGAGGTTATGGCCTCGGTGGCGATTGTCTGGGCGAACCTTGCGTATTTGCTGGTAACGGCGCCGCTGCTGTCTCGGCGGCTCCGCAAGGCGTATCGGGGGGCTCACCCGCACCACTTCTCCGATGCCTTCTCGATGGGACGATGGGGGCTGCTTGTCAACTTCCTGGCTGTGGTCTGGGGCATTTTCGTGATCGTGAACCTGTCCTGGCCCCGCTCGGAAATTTACGGAACCGAAACGGCCCGGCGTTACAGTGCCCCGCTGGCGACGGCCGCCATGCTACTGGCCGGGGGATCGTATTACTGGCTGGTCCGCCGACACAAGACCGGCGTTCTGGAAACCCACCGCGCGCCCGTCACACTCGCGCCGGCGACGATGGTGCTTGATCCTGAGGGAGGCGAACGAGGATGA
- a CDS encoding efflux RND transporter periplasmic adaptor subunit codes for MSRMFSWLGNLIAYAVIAVILLAVLRPDLVEIPSLWSMLGEPESEAEETTGMIVVEDATSEDEDTESTSSASSDTPQYHTAVRLSSPEVAQRIGMQTATAERRTLVERVEGNAETEYDGHRYAEIVPRVACVVREVLADHGTKCQPGDRLAVVDSAEVGTAKANYLSARAMAELAEATLERTITLSASDALPKARELEARATLNTARADLLGATQRLRNFGFTEADLDQIAATNDTSSLLDVIAPIEGTIVDVHAVIGEALEPRTVMFLLTDLSTLWAWIDVPEAEYSLVSRGQSVTFDTKVGSESPSEGIVEWVDTSIDPVTRTVRVLAELENPEGRLRAKQFGWGSIAVAKPRESVVIPREAVQVVAPGTTVVFLDHADGSFLPRQVEIRSIREPGMVEVVQGLQPGETVVTTGAFFLMSELRREEMAGD; via the coding sequence ATGAGTCGCATGTTCTCATGGCTCGGCAACCTGATTGCCTATGCCGTGATCGCTGTCATCTTGCTCGCGGTGCTTCGACCGGATCTGGTCGAGATTCCAAGCCTCTGGAGCATGCTGGGCGAGCCCGAATCCGAGGCCGAGGAAACAACCGGCATGATCGTCGTCGAGGATGCCACGTCAGAGGATGAAGACACAGAGTCGACCTCGTCTGCGAGCAGCGACACCCCGCAGTATCACACCGCCGTCCGGCTTTCGTCTCCGGAGGTAGCGCAACGCATCGGTATGCAAACGGCGACGGCCGAACGCCGAACGCTCGTCGAACGTGTCGAGGGGAACGCCGAGACGGAATATGACGGCCACCGCTATGCCGAGATCGTCCCTCGGGTTGCCTGCGTGGTCCGGGAGGTGTTGGCGGATCACGGGACCAAATGTCAGCCCGGAGATCGCCTGGCCGTGGTGGATTCGGCAGAGGTCGGAACGGCGAAGGCCAATTACCTCTCCGCCCGAGCCATGGCGGAGTTGGCCGAGGCGACCCTGGAACGCACGATCACCCTCTCGGCCAGCGACGCGCTCCCGAAGGCCCGGGAACTCGAAGCCCGAGCCACCTTGAACACGGCCCGAGCCGACCTGCTCGGAGCCACTCAACGGCTTCGCAATTTCGGGTTCACCGAAGCGGATCTCGACCAAATTGCCGCAACGAACGACACCTCCTCCCTGCTAGACGTGATTGCCCCGATCGAAGGGACCATCGTCGATGTTCATGCCGTGATCGGCGAAGCGTTGGAGCCGAGAACGGTCATGTTCCTCCTCACGGACCTCTCGACCCTCTGGGCCTGGATCGACGTCCCCGAGGCCGAATACAGCCTGGTCAGCCGGGGGCAATCGGTGACCTTCGACACAAAGGTCGGATCCGAGTCCCCATCCGAGGGAATAGTCGAATGGGTCGATACGTCGATCGATCCGGTGACACGCACCGTTCGCGTGCTCGCCGAGTTGGAGAATCCCGAGGGACGGCTCCGAGCCAAGCAGTTTGGCTGGGGTTCAATCGCGGTGGCCAAGCCCCGGGAATCGGTGGTCATCCCGCGAGAGGCGGTGCAGGTGGTTGCCCCGGGCACAACGGTCGTCTTCCTCGACCACGCCGACGGCTCCTTTCTCCCCCGTCAAGTGGAGATTCGGTCGATCCGGGAGCCTGGCATGGTGGAAGTTGTGCAAGGTCTGCAACCGGGGGAAACGGTGGTCACCACGGGGGCCTTCTTCCTGATGTCGGAACTTCGCCGCGAGGAAATGGCGGGCGACTGA
- a CDS encoding efflux RND transporter permease subunit, with protein MLNALINASLNNRFFILMATLILVLVGVNSALKLPLDAFPDTTPNQVQINTVAPALSPEQIELLVTYPVELSLGGLKGLQEVRSVSKFGLSQVVAIFDDSTNIYFARQQITERLTGLKLPEGIEPPEMGPVATGLGEIFHYYLESHVYDLTELRTLHDWVVRPRLMRVDGIAEVNTLGGLAKQYEVQIDPSLLAKYNLTFDDISQTLQENNQNVGGGPVDQGGQIALIQGVGLVQSTEEIADLVITSVEGVPIRIRDVANVTIGHAIRRGGTTAEGQGEVVLGLAFMRMGENSRDVTLAIEAAMDEVRKLLPEGVEVVVVYRRTDLINRVLHTVEANLFEGAILVIAVLFAFLGNLRAGLIVASAIPLSMIFALSMMQRVGIAGSLMSLGAIDFGLVVDSSVVMVENCVRRLSEDRTNRSKIEIVRQAAIEVRKPTMFGELIIIIVYLPILTLEGVEGKLFRPMALTVVFALVGSMILSLTLMPVLASLGLSKGKEEKETILDRIALWVYRPILRLSLKNPLTTLLAAVTLMAVMIRLALGLGSEFIPRLGEGAIVFNTVRLASVSYDESQRYGTELERILLEEFPDEIDHIWTRIGTAEVATDPMGLELSDVFVTLRPREKWIRASTQEELVDAMADVVEQLPGNDAVFSQPIEQRINEMIAGIRADLGVKLFGDDLEVLQAKAGEIAEILEAIPGAADVSVEQVTGLPVLRIVVDRSALARHGVPGRVVLDAVRAVGGIPVGEIYAEEGGRRFPLVIRLPQRYRDHPDALQAILIPTASGARIPLDRLVRFEETVGPSTIQRDWGQRRIVVQSNVRGRDLGSFVEEAQRRIEDELTLPVGYSITWGGQFENLIRARNRLYLVVPLALGLTLSLLYLTFGSARDAALIFTGVLFASSGGVFGLWSRGMPFTISAGVGFIALSGASMLMGLVLVNAIRHRIDSGVPKDQAIREAALERLRPVLMTGTVALLGFLPMATSERFGAEVQRPLATVVVAGMGFSTLTTMVVLPILYSLLGQGPRNDPHDAPEPGSEPGAGPSASP; from the coding sequence ATGCTCAATGCACTGATCAATGCAAGTTTGAATAACCGTTTTTTCATCTTGATGGCAACGCTGATCCTCGTGCTCGTGGGGGTGAATTCGGCGTTGAAGTTACCGCTTGACGCCTTCCCGGACACGACGCCGAACCAGGTGCAGATCAACACCGTGGCCCCCGCGCTGTCTCCAGAGCAGATCGAGCTGCTGGTGACTTACCCGGTCGAGCTTTCGCTCGGAGGGCTGAAGGGACTTCAGGAGGTCCGATCGGTTTCGAAGTTCGGCCTCTCGCAGGTGGTGGCGATCTTCGACGACTCGACGAACATCTACTTCGCTCGCCAGCAAATCACCGAACGACTCACCGGCTTGAAGTTGCCCGAGGGGATCGAGCCTCCTGAGATGGGGCCGGTCGCCACGGGCCTGGGAGAAATCTTTCACTATTACCTCGAAAGTCATGTTTACGATCTCACCGAATTGCGAACGTTGCACGACTGGGTCGTCCGCCCTCGATTAATGCGGGTGGATGGGATTGCCGAGGTCAACACGCTCGGCGGCCTGGCCAAGCAGTACGAGGTCCAGATCGACCCGTCCTTGCTGGCGAAGTACAACCTGACCTTCGACGACATCTCACAAACACTCCAAGAGAACAACCAGAATGTCGGCGGCGGCCCAGTCGACCAGGGGGGACAGATTGCCCTGATTCAGGGGGTCGGCCTTGTCCAATCGACGGAAGAGATCGCCGACCTCGTCATTACTTCGGTCGAAGGGGTCCCAATTCGAATCCGGGACGTGGCCAACGTGACCATCGGCCATGCGATCCGCCGGGGAGGCACCACGGCCGAGGGCCAGGGAGAGGTCGTGCTCGGGCTCGCCTTCATGCGAATGGGCGAGAATTCGAGAGACGTCACCCTGGCCATCGAGGCGGCGATGGACGAGGTCCGCAAACTCCTGCCCGAAGGGGTCGAAGTCGTCGTCGTTTACCGACGGACCGACTTGATCAACCGAGTCTTGCACACGGTCGAGGCAAATCTGTTCGAGGGGGCGATTCTCGTCATCGCCGTCCTGTTTGCCTTTCTCGGGAACCTGCGAGCCGGTCTGATCGTTGCCTCGGCGATCCCGCTTTCCATGATCTTCGCGCTGTCGATGATGCAGCGGGTCGGGATCGCCGGCAGCCTGATGAGCCTCGGGGCGATCGACTTCGGTCTGGTGGTGGATAGCTCGGTGGTAATGGTCGAAAACTGCGTCCGCCGGCTCTCGGAAGACCGTACCAACCGCTCGAAAATCGAAATCGTGCGGCAAGCGGCCATCGAGGTCCGCAAGCCCACCATGTTCGGCGAACTGATCATTATCATTGTATATCTGCCGATCTTGACGCTTGAAGGGGTCGAGGGGAAGCTGTTCCGTCCGATGGCCCTGACGGTGGTCTTCGCCCTGGTCGGCTCCATGATCCTCTCACTCACCCTGATGCCGGTCCTCGCCTCGCTCGGCCTGTCCAAAGGGAAGGAGGAGAAGGAAACGATCCTCGACCGCATCGCCCTCTGGGTCTACCGGCCGATCCTTCGTCTCTCGCTGAAGAACCCTCTCACAACCCTTCTGGCCGCCGTGACCCTGATGGCGGTGATGATTCGGCTGGCCCTCGGGCTCGGCTCGGAGTTCATCCCCCGGCTCGGCGAAGGGGCAATCGTCTTCAACACCGTCCGCTTGGCGAGCGTCAGTTACGACGAGTCGCAACGCTACGGCACCGAACTGGAACGGATCCTCCTGGAGGAGTTCCCCGACGAGATCGACCACATCTGGACCCGGATCGGCACCGCCGAGGTCGCGACCGACCCCATGGGCCTGGAGCTGAGCGACGTCTTCGTCACGCTCCGGCCGAGGGAGAAGTGGATCCGGGCTTCGACCCAGGAAGAACTCGTGGATGCAATGGCCGACGTCGTCGAGCAATTGCCCGGCAACGATGCGGTCTTCAGCCAACCGATCGAGCAGCGGATCAATGAGATGATCGCCGGCATCCGCGCCGATCTCGGTGTCAAACTTTTCGGTGACGATCTGGAGGTGCTTCAGGCGAAAGCGGGCGAGATTGCCGAGATTCTGGAAGCGATCCCTGGGGCGGCCGACGTCAGCGTCGAACAGGTGACCGGGTTGCCGGTGCTCCGTATCGTCGTTGATCGGTCGGCCCTGGCCCGACACGGAGTCCCGGGGCGCGTGGTCCTCGATGCGGTTCGGGCCGTCGGGGGCATCCCCGTCGGCGAGATTTATGCCGAGGAAGGAGGACGCCGCTTCCCCCTGGTCATCCGCTTGCCCCAACGGTACCGCGATCATCCCGATGCCTTGCAAGCGATCCTCATCCCGACCGCCTCCGGGGCTCGCATCCCCCTGGATCGGCTCGTTCGCTTCGAGGAGACGGTCGGCCCATCAACCATCCAGCGCGACTGGGGCCAACGTCGAATCGTCGTGCAATCGAACGTTCGCGGCCGTGATCTCGGGTCGTTCGTCGAGGAGGCCCAACGTCGGATCGAGGACGAACTGACCCTGCCCGTCGGCTACTCCATCACCTGGGGAGGTCAGTTCGAGAACCTGATCCGGGCCCGGAACCGGCTATACCTGGTCGTTCCACTGGCGCTCGGGCTGACGCTGAGCCTGCTCTACCTAACGTTCGGCTCGGCCCGAGATGCGGCCTTGATCTTCACCGGAGTGCTCTTTGCGTCGAGCGGGGGAGTCTTCGGACTTTGGTCACGAGGCATGCCGTTTACCATCTCGGCAGGGGTGGGCTTCATTGCACTTTCCGGGGCCTCGATGCTGATGGGTCTGGTCCTCGTCAACGCGATTCGACATCGCATTGACAGTGGTGTCCCGAAAGATCAGGCGATCCGAGAGGCCGCGCTGGAGCGCTTACGGCCGGTCTTGATGACCGGGACGGTTGCCCTCCTGGGGTTCTTGCCCATGGCGACCTCCGAGCGATTCGGTGCCGAGGTGCAACGTCCGCTGGCCACGGTCGTCGTCGCCGGGATGGGATTCAGCACCTTGACCACCATGGTCGTGCTGCCAATCCTCTACTCGCTCCTGGGACAGGGGCCTCGAAACGACCCCCACGATGCTCCCGAACCCGGGTCCGAGCCAGGCGCAGGGCCCTCTGCCAGCCCTTGA
- a CDS encoding TolC family protein translates to MITRFTILGTVLMLAVIPATHGAKAQQATEPPTSFGQGLQESTLGRAPGSMTTQMPSDRPGLEGTIGNRPGPGTPRVPFSITTPESSLAPPGLERVLPLPELPIAAMPLYGTLELPTDPDAPFDPNALTLDQAIQRLMEVNPTLRALSFELPQAEADVLTAGLRANPILFTDAQMIPYQPYTDARPGGQTQYDLNISYPLDLTGKRRARIRFASRVFSVIEAQYQDAVRREIDNLSIAFVDVLAARETVRLAEAGARGLERVLELTETLREQGLQTEADVNRVRIQQTDAEIALADSEEALRRTKRTLGSLLAIHPAEAEDMPVEGQLVDPIAAPPTIEELTELALAARPDLLAYRLGIDRAKAQVDLEVANRLSDVFLLYQPFTYQDNSPFDLPGATSWALGITIPLPVFNRNQGNIQRARVNFSQSRSEYDAIVQQVVVEVRQAEQEFHNSRSVLRRVEAEQLPAAEQILESTDRLFSSGEIDAVAYLNVRREYNDVIRRWRDLLVRHRRSMLALNTAVGQRVLP, encoded by the coding sequence ATGATCACCCGCTTCACCATTCTCGGCACTGTGCTGATGCTGGCGGTGATTCCGGCGACGCACGGGGCCAAGGCGCAGCAGGCGACCGAGCCACCCACCAGCTTTGGTCAGGGGTTGCAAGAGTCGACGCTGGGGCGAGCCCCCGGGTCGATGACGACACAAATGCCGTCGGATCGGCCAGGCCTGGAGGGGACGATCGGCAATCGACCGGGGCCGGGAACGCCTCGTGTACCCTTCTCGATCACCACGCCGGAATCGAGCCTCGCGCCTCCGGGGCTGGAACGGGTGCTGCCGCTTCCTGAGTTGCCGATCGCCGCGATGCCGCTTTATGGCACGCTGGAGTTGCCCACCGACCCCGATGCTCCGTTCGATCCGAACGCGCTGACGCTCGACCAGGCCATTCAGCGCCTGATGGAGGTCAATCCGACCCTGCGAGCCCTCTCGTTTGAGTTGCCGCAGGCCGAGGCCGACGTGCTCACGGCGGGCTTGCGGGCCAATCCGATCCTCTTCACTGACGCGCAGATGATTCCGTATCAGCCCTACACCGATGCGCGGCCCGGGGGGCAGACTCAATACGATCTGAACATTTCGTATCCCCTCGATTTGACCGGAAAGCGACGGGCACGAATCCGATTTGCCAGCCGGGTTTTCAGTGTGATCGAGGCTCAGTATCAGGATGCGGTGCGTCGAGAGATCGACAATCTTTCGATTGCCTTTGTCGACGTGCTTGCGGCCCGAGAGACGGTACGACTGGCCGAAGCCGGTGCGCGAGGGCTGGAGCGGGTGCTCGAACTGACCGAGACGCTCCGCGAGCAAGGGCTTCAGACCGAAGCCGACGTCAATCGCGTTCGGATTCAGCAAACCGACGCCGAGATTGCCCTGGCCGACAGTGAGGAGGCACTTCGAAGAACCAAGCGGACGCTCGGCTCGCTGCTGGCAATCCATCCGGCAGAGGCCGAAGACATGCCGGTCGAGGGGCAACTGGTCGATCCGATCGCCGCCCCTCCCACCATTGAAGAACTGACCGAGCTGGCCCTGGCCGCCCGTCCTGACTTGCTGGCCTATCGGCTCGGGATCGATCGGGCGAAGGCGCAGGTTGATCTGGAAGTGGCCAATCGGTTATCGGATGTCTTCTTGCTTTATCAACCGTTTACCTATCAGGATAATTCCCCCTTTGACTTGCCGGGAGCGACCTCCTGGGCATTAGGGATCACCATTCCCTTGCCGGTCTTCAACCGGAACCAGGGGAATATCCAGCGGGCACGGGTCAACTTCTCACAGAGTCGTTCGGAATACGACGCGATCGTCCAGCAAGTGGTGGTTGAAGTTCGTCAGGCGGAACAAGAGTTCCATAACTCTCGGTCTGTCCTGCGTCGCGTCGAGGCCGAGCAGCTTCCGGCCGCGGAGCAGATTCTGGAATCGACCGACCGTCTGTTCTCCAGCGGCGAGATCGACGCGGTAGCCTACCTCAACGTTCGACGCGAATACAACGATGTGATCCGCCGCTGGCGCGATCTGCTTGTTCGACACCGTCGAAGCATGCTCGCCCTGAACACAGCGGTCGGCCAGCGGGTCTTACCGTGA